Genomic window (Alnus glutinosa chromosome 9, dhAlnGlut1.1, whole genome shotgun sequence):
AGACAGACCACAACTTACTTCATTCTTAAGCAAGGTAAACCACAGTTATCTACCCGTAATATCCCTTTGAGTTCCTTAGAAATATTATTCGAATTATATTCATACGTAATCCCCGCACTATCACGTTTACTGAGCCAGTCCGCAGCTTGGTTACCCTCTCTAAAAACACGGTTAAACCGAGTATTCAAGCCACTGATGAGAAGGAAAATTTCctcccaaaaatcctccaagtaccaaacccGACAACTACCTTTCTCGAACCAAGTCACAATCAGGGATGAGTCAAGTTCAACAACAATATTACGTAAACCCATCGCCTTGCATTTTCGCAAACCAATTAGAACCCCCAATAATTCAGCTTTATTATTAGAACCAATACCAAAATACTCTGAAAATGCAACGATCAGATTACCTTTATGGTCTCTAATCATCCCCCCCGCACCTGATTCCCCCGGATTCACCAAACTACTACCATCCGTATTTAATTTGAATCAACCCAGCTCTGGCTTCTTCCAAGATACTGCAACGAAGTTGCTTTTCGAAAAAGAAACAGCCGgcaaatttaattctttaagaaTTGCTTGATCACGATGATGCAAATTACTGgtaagtttattttaattgttagaatattaggattatttttggaatattttgttgAGATAAATATTGCATGGATTTGCTTATATTTTCTGTTGCGGGGATtggtttaattttattcaaGTTGTTGGACTGCTATTTTTCATGTGTAAATTCTATTTTGGGCATCCATTTTATTGCCGTTATAatgctgaaattttttttgggactaATATAATCTCACTGGTATTTTTTCGCAACTATTTGGGTTAATCTTTATTGCAGAACTATGTCTGCTAGCAGCTCCCAGCGCAAAGTGCGATAGAGGATAGAGGAAGGACAGACTGCCACTACAGCTAAAGTGGCAAACAAGCAAGCACTTGCAAAGAGTAACATCCTCAGAGCTGATATTATAAGGCCTCCACTGGATTTCATTGCCGAGATTATCGAGGCAAATCACTAGGGATACTTGTAAACCTGTGCATGTCATGTGTATCCCAGGCTTAAACGAGAGTTTTACGGGTGTCTAGAGGtcgttcaggatgatgaccgtgGGATCATACTTCAGACCACTGTTCAGGGGCAGACTATTCAAATTGATCCTCAGGCCATCAGTACCATCCTTGGTGTTCCAATACAACCTCTTCTAGCCAATCCATTCTCAGAGGTCATTGAGCCTCCTAGCATAGAGCAGCTCCGAGATTTCTTTGATGCTCATCCACAGGGTGACAAGCGTGCTCATGCTCACATCAAGATTGGTTCCTTATCTCCCCCGCACCAACTACTTGCGAAGATTATTTTGCACAACCTATGGCTCATAGCTCGTAGGAGTGAgctcattataaaaataaataaataaaaaaccaccTCTGGTTTTAATGATAACGGAAATTTTAATTTGGTGAATGAAATGCGTCCTCATATAATTCTTCATGCAATTTTAGCCTACAGAAAGAAAATCAAGTCaatatcaaaatgaaaaaagaataaaaaaggaaatgaaaaaaaaaattattagttaatGCCAAAAATCCaagtattttatttaatttgtagaccattttctttttcaaatttatacgAGGTGTACAAACAGTTATAACCGATAGTTATTGGCTAAAATTGCTAACCGCTTAACGGTTAtttattttaccaaccgcaaccgcaaGCGGAgacggttatttttataaccggtGATTAACGGTTATTGTCTTAATAACCGGCGGTTTTAAAACCGCTTTTCGATTCTGGTTTTGTGCCGATTTTGGGTCGAGTTTGGACcagttttattttggttttgggtCAATTTTATACCAGTTTTGGGCCTTTTTTTgtgcagatttttattttttcaaaaaaaaaaaaaataatttttggagtttttgccttttaggacaaaattaacaaatctaaatacaaatccaaaatatttattaaaaaaaatacaaatccaaaacacaaacaaataaccacataatccaaaaccaaacaaattcaaataaccAAACCTCTTCCTTCATCTCCCTTATATCGGCTTTCCATAATATATCCTCATCAGTTTTTCAAACTCTATAACTGCTAACTACATCCGCTTAGGCGGTTAGTGATTTTAAAGCAGTTATAACCTATTCGTTTCTACACCCCTATTTATACCCTATCTCCTCAATGGTTAGTTTTGTGTTCGGGGTAAAACTGTAAGTATCATTAAATGGTTAATTTGTAAGAGAAATGGCTAAAATATCTTTGTCCCTTTGATACTTCGGTGGTCTCCGTAACTCAGATTTCTCTTGCAccgaaagaaaaaaggaaaaaatattaaatgtcaTATGTCCGTGAAGTTATGGACTACCAGGTCATGGATTTGCGCGTGCTAACGTGCGCCGGTGCTACCGTTTATATATCACGCACTCACACACATTCAGTCACGAAGTACTTCCAAATTGTCAAACAGAGGGGCGTTGAAGGCAGGGAAAATTTGCATAGTTctctctgagagagagagagtgagagagagccaGAGAGATGGAGAGGGAGAATGAAACGAAGCAATCAAAGTTCAAGAGGATTTGTGTGTTCTGTGGGAGTAGCCCAGGAAAGAAGAGCAGTTATAGGGATGCTGCTATTGAGCTTGGCAGGGAATTGGTAATGTCTCTCTGGAATGGCTATCTTTTTGTTCTATTTGGCCCTTTTTCCCCCTCTTCTTTTCAAGTTTCAACTCGGCTCTCTAAGAAAAGTTGTTTACTGTCATGAAGTTTTCAGGGATCAGGTCAACAGCTgctcaaaaaaaattatccatcaCAACTGCAGTTTTCATAGAATATCTGAAAATGGGCTCGATGGATTTCTTGAATTTAAACacgattttcatttttttggcaaaatgatttttcatgaaaattagTTGAGTGTTGGTGGAGCTTTGTTCTTCTATATGGGATGGTCTcttgaaaatattataatttaccaTGTTCAACTTGAATCCTCTGTTTCGTGTCTCTTGCTCTTCTAAAACCTCAGTCTCTCTTTATTATCGGCTACTGTGTTGTGGTAGGCTTTAAATATAAGAAGATTTTCTCCTTTGTTGGagtaatttaatatattttgatgggtctctctctctttgtcgcTCTCCTTGACTTGGTTTCTTCATAAAAGGGGCTTGGAAGTTTTTACCCAAGTTTATCTTTTTCGTGCCATTTTTGAATACAGTCACTCATTGGGTATTGTAATGTCTGGTTTGTGACAGGTTTCAAGTAATATTGACCTGGTTTACGGAGGAGGGAGTGTTGGtttgatgggtttgatttctcaagCTGTCCATAATGGTGGTCGCCACGTCATTGGGTGAGAgcatcttcctctttctttgcGTAGTAATTGAAAAATGGGTCAATTTATAATCAgactttctgtttttgttttttgggttttgttgatATTGTACAAGGTAATTCATATCgactaatatttttttgtcatgTTATTGTCTACAGAGTTATTCCCAAGACACTCATGCCTAGAGAGGTATATTTGCAACTAATATAATTGCTTTAAAGCATTTTATCgtgacaaaagaaaaattgaaaatgaccGAAcagccacacacacacacagagagagagagagagcatattATCCTTCTCTGTTAGATGCccgcttttttattttcattttgtgttggctacattgaCATGGATTTCACAAATTGTGTCTTTTGGGGATCCATCTAGGTTCAAAGTGGGACTATTGATTGGTCGTGACATTTTCTTGCCTTTCCGAAATTATGATCTTTCACCGTCACTGACCATCACAATTTTGATAACACCTACATGTTATGTTGGATTTCTTTAGTAGACCAAGAAATTATAAATATGTTTTCctcgtgtttttttttattgtctgcCTAGAAATTGACGAGTTATATGATCTTCACTGTTACTGACCATCagagtttgttttcttttgaattGAGTTTGCAGATTACCGGAGAGCCAGTGGGAGAAGTGAAGGCTGTGGCAGACATGCACCAAAGGAAGGCCGAGATGGCCAGGCAGTCTGATGCTTTTATTGCCTTACCCGGTTTTTTTCTAAAACGATTCTTATTCTTATGAATATTCTCTTCTAATTACTAATTGACCCACCCCATAACAAAATCAGCGGCCCaattagaaaattaaagaaaaagaaaatactaattATGCCTGTTAAAGGGAAATAAATTAGCACAATTCCTTTCCTTGAGAGAAACTATTCAAGGAGAGTAAACAGCTAGTTCTATTTCCAAAGTCAACCAAAAGTTTTTAGATCCTGCTTTTATAtgataataaaaagttatacaCACAAAGGTAGTAGATCGAATAGACTTTGGAAAAGTTTTTCTGTCCTCACAAAATTTCTTGAGATAATAGTACCAAAGATTTTTAGATGAGTAAGGCTATAAGAAAGAACTCTTGTTTTCTTTGTGTCTTTCCAAATAttatatggcttttaaaatctcGGTCagatattgttaaaattttgttaAGAGAGCTTCCATGTTGCATTTGCTTTCTGTGGACTGTGCAGTTGTTCCAACAACTCTTCCAGCTAAGTAGAGAGATTAGGTGGAAAAACTTGGTCAGGAGAGATTaggtgaaaaaaagaaaaattacttcaaagaagaaaaaacttcatGATTCGCAACAGTTAGCTAGTTTCTTTCAGGGAACTGATATGTTGTTATTTGTAAACTGTGAGTCtataaaataatacaactaTACTAATAAGGATTAATAGATTTCATTTGCATttctaataaattataattaggGAGTAACCCTTCAAAGCCCCTACTTCCCCTCTCTATACTATCTTAGCCTCTATTACAGCAAACCATCCCTTTCCCCCTCTATATGCCTTACTGTACACCATTCattcaacaaattaattaagcaaagaGAGAAGATAACTATCAGCTCTTCGAGATTTCTACCAAATACTCCTCTCGCCGGCTTTAATCAGCTTTTAGAACCGGGTTGGGCTTTTGTCTTCAACTCTAGGCCTGAGTAGTAGGCTCCACCCATTCTATCTCTTCaagtaattttttcattttcaaagaaAAGCCGGTGGGTGGGAGGGAAAAGTTTGACTGGGCTGTTCACCAGAATGGGTTGGGCTCAAGTGGGCCGCAGCCCAGACTTTAATCCTCTTCTTCTATAtttagtgaaaaatgaaaattatttttatttttccaagaTAAGGAAATCATATGATTGGACCCCGAGAAAGAGAAAAATCTGATTTTATCCGTATATGCCATGGTTGATGATTCCATGAATGAAACATGTCATCATCATCCTTGTTCAATGACAAATTGTATGCCTCTTTCTCTATGAAGGCGGTTACGGGACTCTTGAAGAGCTTCTTGAAGTCATAACCTGGGCCCAACTTGGCATTCATGATAAACcggtaaataattaattaatcctAATTAAGTAGTTGATTACTCcacataattataataaaaatagtaTTGAACAATCATTCTTGTAGGTGGGGTTGCTGAATGTGGATGGATACTACAACTCCTTGTTGTCATTCATCGACAAAGCTGTAGAGGAAGACTTCATTAGCCCAAGTGCGCGCCATATAATTGTATCTGCCCCTACTCCAAAGGAGCTTGTTAAGAAGTTGGAGGTAGAATTGAtaacttttattaattactttCTTATTTTCTAACATTTAGTTGCAATTAATGATCCACCAAATTTAGAATTTGCATTACTCTGTTTCAGGAGTATTTTCCGCGCCATGAAGGAGTTGCTTCAAAGCTAAACTGGGAGATTGAACAGTTGGGCTGTACTCCAAAATGTGACATCTCAAGGTGAATGGATATGATTCAAGGAGGCTTTGGTGAAGAAAGGGACTAATTTTAGAGGACCACAAATTTCCTTGAGGGgattcccttttttctttttttccttgggGTAAAACTACAAGAATTTACCTCAAAATATGTAGCTAGAGACTATTGTCTGCAATGGGAATGGAGTATTTTGATGCTCCATTTGGTTGCCAGAAGCAGGTAATAGAGAAGAAAATTTAGCGTTACATCAATATGTACGTGTTGGAATCTTTTTGCGAATTCTAATTTGTCTCTccatattttctgaattttcttttcatatcCTCCCTTATACTTGTAGTGACACATGCAGCACAAGTCCAAACTCTATAAAAAGGCGTTGAATATAGGATAAATTACACTTTATCCACCGCAAACTTCCACTCCATTTGCATTTATACCTCTAACTGTGATTCACTGCAACATGGACCTACCAGCTACAAATTTTTTCATGTTGAAAAACTAACATGCATCACATGCAAGTTTTATGCGGCGGAAAACACTAGGATCATGCCTCAGTTTTGCACAAGTCATAACTATTAAAAGTTAATTGTTTATTCAACTAAACATGAAGAGAAAGACATACTTTTGATGCTTAAACAACATGGTAAATTGATCTGTTCTCATAGAACTTTTAAGATCTTCTCCTCAATGACTACTATTCAATGAACTTTTGATCCTTAAACAACATGGTAAATTGATTTGGTTTTCGTGCAGGCCTAGAGATGGAGTGAAAAAACTGTTTTCTCTCTTTCAAAACCCTTAGCCGCACActcctaaaaataaataaataatataatacaatattaaaaaaaaaaaaaaaaaaaaaaaaaaaaaaaaaaaacctatctCGTCAGCCACGGTAATGGGGCATTTAACTAGCTTAAAGAGGGactaagagaaaaataaaacctaatttCAGTGAGCTTCGGACTCTTGTTATTCATAATTAACCCAAAGTTATcactaaataaattttattccactataaaaatataattacactgtaagatttatttaattatataagagTTTCTTCACTACTAAATATTGCATTTGACCACTTCATGAAATATCtgtaaacaaaaaaatcaatttaaattattgttactttctttctttttttttggatacaTCAGAAACAATTACAAAACACAAATATAGTAGGGCATGAGCAAcccaaaatataaactatgaaGGAAAGTACGTGGTGGCAATGCTTCTGAAGATGCGGGCTTATTGGCTCGAGGCACTGATGCCACAAAGTCAGGGTCACCATTGAAGGTGATTTCAaaagtgtattgagtcacaaggacccaaacacTCAAACAGGGGTAAACAGGGGGAGAGGGGTACaacaaaaaagcccaaaaaaacaaacaaataaacacaaacacaaaacacagCAGCAGCAAAGATGGCGAAGCTGGCGGTGTGGGAGCCATCCCAGGAGGCGCGTGATAACCACACGCCACCTAGGGAAGGCCTCTTAGCAATGGGAAGCGGTGGAATCGGCCGGAACCACCGGGGGTTGGTGCGGAAAGCGAAGGAGGGTGCTGTTGGAGGCTCCACACGCCGATTGAGTCCATGAGCGTGCTGGCGCATGGGAAGCACGCGCCATCTTCCAGGCGACGGAGGAGAAGGGGAAGACCACCGGCGAACTCCAGAAACTCCGACGAACCCATTGCTAAGGAGCATGCCTTGAGAGAGAGGATGGAGGTGAGTTgatctaaaatccaaaaatcgATTCCAAACTCCAAACCTTAAGAACCCAGAAACATGGTGGATGAAGAGGAGTAGAGCCAAAAGTGACTGCTGGTTGGAGGAAAGCAAGACGAAAGCTGGAAAAGAGTAAGATAAATCTGGTGCAAGGCTGGCTCTATGGAGGAGGAACTGGAGCAAAGCCGGCTTGGTGGTTTGAGAGAAAACTCTCAAACTTATTTGGGTATGGGTATGGGTTGTGGGGTTGTTGGGTGGTTGTTGGGAAGGGGAGAGGATGGCAGAAAACGATAGAGAGGGTCCCATGGAGGGAGCACCAGTAGCGAACGATAAGCGAACATTCTAGAGAAAAGTTGTAGCGTCTCTCACTAGAAGTCGATGGCTTCTAGAAGAAGATcagattttattaattaatggaCTTATTTGCTTAAATTATTGTTACTTTATTTCTATTGAATTGTGGCTTTAATTACAGCACATAAAGGGCCCAGCATTACTTTGTCCTTCTCCAACAAGGAAATGAGTCCTTTTTGGCCGACTTATTTGTTCCACTTTGATCGACTTAGGTCTCTATAAAAGTTTTTCTATTCACCCGTTTTCTATGTGTGCAACAGAGAGAGAAGTGCCGCACAGAGAAATTATTGAGGGAACCTTGTAATAGCGCCCCCCGccccctttcctttttttttttcctttttttttttttttgttttgaaggagctaaaaaaaaaaaaaacaaagaaaagaaaaacagtgcgatagtgagagagaaaaaagagacaaacaaGGCTTCCATTTTTCTAAGaaagtttgtatttttgttttgtaactCCTTTATAAAAGAATCTCTTTTGTGTGATAAAGAAATTTTGAGTGTATTGAAGCTTTGGGTTTTGAGTGGTTTTATCTTATGTGGACGTACCTCAAATTCAGGAAACCGTGTAAATTCTAGTATTCCTGTGTGTgattgttttgtcttatttatcaAAACTATTAGTTCTAAGCATAACACGAGAAATAAAAGCATCTTGATACCATCTATAATCAGACATAGTAGGGCATCtaagattattcaaataatcaaaaataCAAGAAGTAATATTGGACGGCGTCCCAACAAAATGTTTAACGATGGTGTATATCAAAGTATTGACACCATCAGGCAATTGCTTGCCATCATTAAGGACAGGAGTCCCATCATCATTGGTCTTAATAGCGGTTTTAATCCAGGTTTTAGCATCTTAGGAAAAATGCTTGTCCCACCAAGCATTGAGGGTGCTGGAAAAACCAGTGGTTAATAATTCAACAATATCATAATCAAAAATGTCATGGTTAGTCATATAAGCATTAGCAACCATAAACATATGATCCATCTTATTAAGGATTTCCTGTTCAGACAAACCATCAATATTCCACTCATATAATTTATCAGCAGAAACAGAAAACTGGTTTTGAAAAACCCTTTCTTCAAACTACAAATCAAGAAGAGTGGGTTTATTATACCAATTCTTGGTAAGGTTAATAGGTTTGGATTTAAAAATTCTTTGGTTTTTTGGAGAAATGTcaattttcccaaaattttgtTCAAGAATTTTAATATCTTCATCAGTGGATGAGTCAGATTCAGAAGAACTAGATTCCTCCGATTTTTCAGACTCATTATCAGaatgtttgaaaaaatttaaaacatttttgccTTTGTCATGGTTAATGGCGCAGGCTTTGTTAATACTTgaataaatatttgaagaactgGCTTCAGGGACTGGAGCAGTCTCTCGAGTAGCCTTGCGAAAGCTTATCTCTAAAagcatttcttcaattttttccaaattcttttggctattagtttttaaactaattccttttctttcttctggtAAAGAAATCAAAGGTTTTTCAACATCTTTCTTAGTAGCCAAATGAATaggtttttcaataattttaacaGAAGAATCAATCTTTTCTTCAATACGATCAAGTTGTTGACTATAATGTGAAGAGATtgattagcaaaattattttgttcaatAATCTTCCGAGTCTTAGAATAAGTAGGATCATTCTTAGAAGTTTTATAAGGAGAAGCAATAACAACAGTGTCATCTTTTCCCTTTACTCGGAGGGTTTCAACAGGAGGATGAGAGGCTTTAACAACAGTGTTGTCTTCAGccaaaacaaaatgttttttaacaacatttaaAACACCAGGTTTAACCTTTTGAAGAAAGTCGAAAAACAGAGTATGTCTCTGCTCTTCAAGAATCTTTTCCACCCACTAAAGTTTTAACAGATCTTGTTCCTTTTGagaaaaagatttaaaatagATTATTCTCTGCTGGCGGTTTTCTTCAAATCGAAAATCTTTTCAGAATTCATTTGAATGGGCCTAGCTTTAGTAGGAATCTTCCTTTCGGAGAAGTCCTTGGTATAAGGCAAGCAACAATGTGCTTCTTCCGGTGCCAAAAAGCTTTGGGTAGGTCAGAACAAATAGTATCAACTAGTTTGTTATTAAAAGCAACAATCTTTGATTGTAGCAATTTGTCAGAGAGGTTCTGGGCAATTCTCTTATACTTGAGTTCCTGTTTTAAGGAATTCAAGTGTCTGGTTTTAGCAGTGACTAGGTTGAGCCGATCCAGCTCAATATCCAGTCTGGATGCAAAAGTGAATTTTACTTATGTACCATCTTAACAGTTGTTATCCCAGTTTCATCAATAGAAGAGATGGGGTAAAGTAAGTAGAGGAAATAATTTCCTAAAATTACTTTATCACTCTTCATGTTCTTAACAAGCACAGAAGGAATGGGAAAACAAACATCATTCTGGCAAACATAAGCCTTACTAAGCTCATACTTAATATGAAGAGAATCTTCACTGGCAGAATTTAACCTTTCAGTagatttctcaaaatatttactAGGAACTAATCCCTCCTGGATACAGTTCATGTCAGATCTAGAATCAATCAAAGcaatagcatcaaaagaatAATCTTTTGCAATAATAACAGTAATTTTTGCATATCATTTGGGTGGTATGAAACTCTTGACGagtttaacaaattttaaatcacTACGGGAACAGACAGTTGCATTGCTAGATTCAGGATCATTAGAATGCTCATGTTGGTTACTAGTAAtgtcttcaatttttaaatcttcatttttaatttgaaattttttatgaagattcGTTAttaacagttgactttttaaGTCTTGATTATCAGTTTTAATATGATGcatatcatttttcaaatcaacAATGTCTTTCTTGATATTACTTATCTCATGCCGCAAGTCTGAAATAGTAATAGCTTCatcaatttttaaagaattaattttattttttaatttattaggtGGGTTTGGACACTTATCAGCATAATGTCCATTTTTACCACAATTAAAACATCTTCCTTTAGAAGACTTAACAGTTTTAGAACGCTTATGCTTTCTAAAGATTTTATTAGGCCTTTCAGGCTTATCAATTCATCTTTTAGTATGACGGTATTTTTTAGTGAACTTATCCAGTTTCTTCCTATGTCTCCTGCTTGGAGCAATGGGAGGTAAACCAAATTGTtcacagaaattacccatttcatacttaggtttcttagcattttttaattattatcttaTCATCTTCTGATCAACACACATTTTAATGccaagttttttaataattgaaaacaGATCACCATAggttaggttttatatatatatatatatatatatatatatatatatattcatttatcaTAGAAATCCTACATATAGTCTATCCAAGCTCTTAACCTCTTCTCAGTAAGGTTGACACTGTCCCGAGGGACTTGTAATACAACACTGGTGCCCCGAATATTGTACGCGTACAATCATATATTAGCAGTCCGACTGTATTCGACTTCGGGTGGCCCACACTATTAACAAAGTCGTAACCGTAACTCCATCTGTGACGACccactttttataaaaaggcataagtaattatatctggataattacatgtcattaaccattcagagacgataaatctcgcagtgaaaaatacaaatatattttttttttctttacaaacgtcagggacaattcccttacaatacatttagagctttgactgaaattcctctagaaat
Coding sequences:
- the LOC133877822 gene encoding cytokinin riboside 5'-monophosphate phosphoribohydrolase LOG1 — encoded protein: MERENETKQSKFKRICVFCGSSPGKKSSYRDAAIELGRELVSSNIDLVYGGGSVGLMGLISQAVHNGGRHVIGVIPKTLMPREITGEPVGEVKAVADMHQRKAEMARQSDAFIALPGGYGTLEELLEVITWAQLGIHDKPVGLLNVDGYYNSLLSFIDKAVEEDFISPSARHIIVSAPTPKELVKKLEEYFPRHEGVASKLNWEIEQLGCTPKCDISR